The Zingiber officinale cultivar Zhangliang chromosome 9A, Zo_v1.1, whole genome shotgun sequence genome window below encodes:
- the LOC122018639 gene encoding putative germin-like protein 2-1 codes for MHSNTNIPLLSSVIQLIKDMAMKLLLVALLALAFALAVLASDPSPLQDFCVADDSSKVFVNGAVCKNMNDVTADDFYTSGLDKPGNTVNNVRSNVTAVNLNKIPGLNTLGISLARIDFAPNGLNPPHTHPRATEILVVLEGELYVGFVTSNIGQTNRLFTKNLKKGDVFVFPQGLIHFQLNTGKYNAVALAGLSSQNPGVITIAKAVFGSTPPISDDVLAKAFQVDKRLVDRLQAQQWTDNNN; via the exons ATGCATAGCAATACCAATATACCATTGCTCAGCTCAGTGATACAATTAATCAAAGACATGGCTATGAAACTGCTCCTCGTCGCACTCCTCGCCTTGGCTTTCGCTCTTGCTGTATTGGCTTCAGATCCTAGTCCCCTTCAGGACTTCTGCGTCGCAGATGATAGCTCCAAAG TGTTCGTCAACGGCGCCGTATGCAAGAACATGAACGACGTCACAGCCGACGACTTCTACACTTCTGGCCTCGACAAGCCCGGCAACACCGTCAACAATGTCCGCTCCAACGTCACCGCCGTCAACCTGAATAAGATCCCCGGGCTGAACACCCTCGGCATCTCCTTGGCTCGCATAGACTTCGCGCCTAATGGGCTCAACCCTCCCCACACCCACCCTCGCGCCACTGAGATCCTCGTCGTGCTAGAAGGAGAGCTCTACGTCGGCTTTGTGACGTCCAACATCGGCCAAACCAACCGCCTCTTCACTAAGAATTTGAAGAAGGGTGACGTCTTTGTGTTCCCCCAAGGCCTCATCCACTTCCAACTCAACACGGGCAAATACAATGCCGTTGCGCTCGCCGGTCTCAGCAGTCAAAACCCGGGCGTCATTACCATTGCCAAGGCTGTGTTCGGCTCGACGCCGCCCATTTCCGATGATGTGCTCGCCAAGGCTTTTCAGGTGGACAAACGCCTCGTTGACCGGCTCCAAGCTCAACAATGGACGGACAACAACAATTAG
- the LOC122018640 gene encoding putative germin-like protein 2-1, which produces MMAKILMVIAALLALQLATSRVVWASDPSPLQDFCVADNSSKVFVNGFVCKSMDDVKAEDFFTYGLDKPGNTINKLGSNVRAVNVNTIPGLNTLGISMARIDFAPRGLNPPHTHPRATEILTMLEGELYVGFVTSNIGQTNRLFTKILKKGDVFVFPQGLVHFQFNRGHTRVIAIATLSSQNPGTITVANTVFGSKPSISDEVLAKAFQVDRKIVDRLQAQF; this is translated from the exons ATGATGGCTAAAATTCTTATGGTTATTGCTGCTCTCCTTGCTTTGCAATTGGCTACCTCTCGTGTAGTATGGGCATCTGATCCTAGTCCACTTCAAGACTTTTGTGTCGCCGATAACAGCTCCAAAG TGTTTGTCAATGGATTCGTTTGCAAGAGCATGGATGACGTGAAAGCCGAAGACTTCTTCACCTATGGCCTCGACAAGCCCGGCAACACCATAAACAAGCTAGGCTCCAACGTCCGTGCAGTCAATGTGAATACAATTCCTGGGCTCAACACGCTCGGCATCTCCATGGCTCGCATCGACTTCGCCCCTCGCGGACTCAACCCACCCCACACTCACCCTCGCGCCACTGAGATCCTCACCATGCTAGAAGGAGAGCTCTATGTTGGCTTTGTGACATCCAACATCGGCCAAACCAACCGTCTTTTCACCAAGATTCTGAAGAAGGGCGATGTGTTTGTGTTCCCTCAAGGCCTTGTCCACTTCCAATTCAACCGTGGCCATACAAGAGTTATTGCAATCGCTACTCTAAGTAGCCAAAACCCCGGTACCATAACCGTTGCAAATACAGTTTTTGGCTCAAAACCCTCCATATCCGATGAAGTTCTCGCTAAGGCTTTCCAAGTGGATCGGAAGATTGTTGACCGACTCCAAGCTCAATTCTGA
- the LOC122019181 gene encoding uncharacterized protein LOC122019181 gives MEESGRIHVTMTAGEYELFKEAKRLAASERQATVSRPRQAPVKASKEPLPVSDRDSKRKQPEVFPQHPYCEPSIGYYQLEPQAQSLKKEQPQASVAESSQPRDSKKGKALVIPEVFLEDPDEKVEEAQTARKKAERPLPSTNKQERRAPQPPPQPLPRIREARPAFHPGPEIRPAPRVAAVHIPRPGPWNNRRRDGFPPPEIAPQLIKMMEEQRVAGQAGSSRPDLARPSTHQPGRGKEPEGSREVENRGNTAVREISMISRGPTDGDSGRARKSHVRQLEVHAVGCSQEQAAGPVLSFGPADLEGLELPHDDALIIKAIIANS, from the exons atggaggagtctggccgcaTTCATGTCACTATGACCGCTGGAGAATACGAGCTATTCAAGGAGGCCAAAAGGTTGGCAGCCTCGGAAAGACAGGCAACTGTTTCACGACCGCGACAAGCCCCTGTTAAAGCTTCTAAGGAGCCCCTCCCTGTTTCAGATCGGGATTCCAAAAGAAAGCAGCCTGAGGTATTTCCTCAACATCCTTATTGTGAGCCTAGCATAGGATATTATCAGCTAGAGCCACAAGCACAAAGCCTTAAGAAGGAGCAACCTCAAGCATCTGTGGCTGAGAGTTCACAGCCGCGGGATTCAAAGAAGGGAAAGGCACTTGTCATACCTGAAGTGTTCCTCGAAGATCCAGACGAGAAA GTGGAGGAAGCACAAACAGCTCGAAAGAAGGCCGAAAGACCACTTCCTTCCACCAACAAGCAAGAAAGAAGAGCGCCTCAACCACCCCCTCAACCTCTACCGCGAATCCGAGAAGCCAGACCTGCCTTTCATCCCGGGCCAGAAATTCGACCTGCCCCTCGAGTGGCTGCTGTACATATCCCCCGACCAGGGCCATGGAATAATCG CCGTCGAGATGGGTTTCCCCCGCCTGAGATAGCTCCTCAGTTGATCAAGATGATGGAAGAACAAAGGGTGGCAGGACAGGCCGGATCATCTCGTCCTGACCTTGCAAGGCCCAGCACTCATCAACCTGGCCGGGGAAAAGAGCCAGAAGGATCACGGGAGGTCGAAAATAGAGGTAACACAGCAGTTAGAGAGATCAGTATGATCTCTAGAGGGCCGACTGACGGAGATTCAGGGAGAGCACGTAAGTCTCATGTTCGGCAATTGGAGGTTCATGCCGTCGGATGCAGTCAGGAGCAAGCTGCTGGCCCTGTCCTTAGCTTCGGGCCAGCAGATCTGGAGGGTCTGGAGTTGCCTCATGACGATGCGCTCATCATCAAAGCCATCATTGCCAATAGCTGA